Proteins encoded by one window of Chondromyces crocatus:
- a CDS encoding thioredoxin family protein — MKRCLIAVLLTFSAACNPPGEPSKGAPAQASPEPRGSAAPAASAQAAPAHAAPAAALKIGQPAPEFTLTDLDGKTVSLSDFKGKTVVLEWFNPGCPFVQKAHREGALKDMAARSTDKGIVWLAINSSAAGKQGHGKETNVKAAAEFGMKHPILLDESGVTGKAYGATRTPHMYVIDPKGILIYAGAIDSTRGGEPEKDEKVTNYVEVALTELEAGKPVSTPETESYGCGVKY; from the coding sequence ATGAAGAGATGCCTGATCGCCGTCCTGCTGACCTTCTCCGCTGCCTGCAATCCACCCGGTGAGCCCTCCAAGGGAGCGCCGGCCCAAGCCAGCCCCGAGCCGCGGGGATCGGCGGCTCCGGCGGCCTCGGCACAGGCCGCGCCAGCGCACGCCGCGCCCGCGGCGGCCCTGAAGATCGGGCAACCTGCGCCCGAATTCACCCTGACGGACCTCGACGGCAAGACGGTCAGCCTCTCGGATTTCAAGGGGAAGACCGTGGTCCTCGAGTGGTTCAACCCTGGCTGCCCGTTCGTGCAGAAGGCGCACCGCGAGGGGGCGCTGAAGGACATGGCGGCGCGCTCGACCGACAAGGGAATCGTCTGGCTCGCGATCAACTCCAGCGCCGCCGGCAAGCAAGGCCACGGCAAGGAGACCAACGTGAAGGCAGCGGCCGAGTTCGGGATGAAGCACCCCATCCTGCTCGACGAGAGCGGCGTGACCGGCAAGGCGTATGGCGCGACCCGCACCCCGCACATGTACGTCATCGATCCCAAGGGAATCCTGATCTACGCCGGCGCCATCGACAGCACGCGGGGTGGCGAGCCTGAAAAGGACGAAAAGGTCACCAACTACGTCGAGGTCGCGCTCACCGAGCTGGAGGCAGGCAAGCCCGTCTCCACGCCCGAGACCGAGTCGTACGGCTGCGGCGTCAAGTACTGA
- a CDS encoding PD-(D/E)XK nuclease family protein gives MLILGASVEAANELVCAVVSKRRAAFGWHRLTVGRLAAALATPALVTRGLVPAGMLALEALCARVIDGLHRRGDLGRFEPVADRPGLPRALARTLEEARLAGLDAASLTQTDLDRVLVAFEAELDEACLADRALVIELAAERARDPEAKHPLLGLPTLMLDLPVGFALERDLLAALVARSPDALATSPAGDARSARHLDQIFGVPWERLRPPGAESPAGRASSLIRVQERLFDEANEEPSKLCDDVRILSAPGESRECVEVARIALKEAARGVPFDEMAIFLRAPEQYRAHLEEALRRAGIPAHFAQGTVRPDPTGRALLALLTCAAENLSASRFAEYLSLGQVPDVTAEGAPPPALGEGERWVPPDEELIPETMLRDPFSDLDLDADLDDDAGPKPARRKGGRSGSAYKDRWLRSSGTGPDAERGGPSSAPSEAAREGQNDPSVFRDDPAGALDESEDALDESGDALGEPPVDSRRPEEAMDEDPPVVDGTLRAPRRWEQILVNAAVIGGLDRWRRRLDGYENELRLDLTEVKEERDVERIQRTLSDLDALRRFALPLLADLPRPGHQASWGDWLNRLGALATRALRRPERVLGVLAELTPMARIGPVDLNEVRIVLAARLTELLQPPPDRREGRLFVAPIEAARGRSFKAVFVPGLAEKLFPQKVMEEPILRDALRRKIAEVRPDAPLETSDDRVARERLALHLAVGAARERLVVSYPRVDMDQSRPRVPSFYGLELLRAAEGRLPGFGELIRRAEQGGGAARIGWPAPARPQDAIDAAEHDLALLETLFHQPEEQTIGTARYLLSVNPHLARALRFRARRWFSSWTTADGLYRPLPEAREALQAHTFAARSFSPTALQHFAACPYRFFLYAVHKLSPREVPEAVEEMNPLQRGSLVHEALYEVLVTLRNQGKLPITPDSLDDARAELDRVLDGVAARFKDELAPAIERVWADGIASVRADLREWLRRASEDDEWEPIHFELSFGLPIRRSRDRESVEEPVHLDSGVRLRGSIDLVERSRQGAVRATDYKTGRVRTDRNAIVSGGETLQPVLYALVLEKVMPPGTEVHSGRLYYCTSAGGFTEVPILLNDKARAAAAEVVGTISNAIDQAALLAMPAEGACTHCDYRAVCGPYEELRVGKFKRRDLEQRRRLEQLRRLT, from the coding sequence GTGCTCATCCTGGGCGCGTCGGTCGAGGCCGCCAACGAGCTGGTCTGTGCGGTCGTCTCCAAGCGGCGCGCGGCCTTCGGCTGGCACCGCCTCACCGTGGGACGCCTGGCCGCAGCGCTGGCCACGCCCGCACTGGTGACCCGGGGGCTGGTGCCAGCGGGCATGCTGGCGCTGGAGGCGCTCTGCGCGCGGGTGATCGATGGCCTGCATCGGCGCGGTGATCTGGGCCGCTTCGAGCCCGTCGCCGATCGCCCGGGTTTGCCCCGCGCGCTCGCTCGAACGCTCGAAGAGGCGCGCCTCGCCGGTCTGGATGCTGCGTCACTCACGCAGACCGACCTCGACCGTGTCCTCGTGGCGTTCGAGGCCGAGCTGGACGAGGCGTGCCTCGCTGATCGCGCGCTGGTCATCGAGCTCGCCGCCGAGCGTGCGCGCGACCCGGAGGCGAAGCACCCGCTGCTCGGGCTGCCCACGTTGATGCTCGACCTCCCCGTCGGCTTCGCTCTGGAGCGCGATCTGCTCGCTGCGCTGGTCGCTCGTTCCCCCGACGCGCTGGCGACGAGCCCGGCGGGGGATGCGCGGAGCGCGCGCCACCTCGATCAGATCTTCGGTGTGCCCTGGGAGCGGCTCCGACCGCCGGGCGCCGAGAGCCCCGCTGGACGCGCATCCTCCTTGATCCGGGTGCAGGAGCGCCTCTTCGACGAGGCCAACGAGGAGCCGTCGAAGCTCTGCGACGATGTCCGCATCCTCTCGGCGCCAGGCGAGAGCCGCGAGTGCGTGGAGGTGGCGCGCATCGCGCTCAAGGAAGCCGCTCGGGGCGTGCCGTTCGACGAGATGGCCATCTTCCTGCGCGCGCCGGAGCAGTACCGGGCGCACCTCGAAGAGGCGCTGCGCAGGGCGGGAATCCCGGCCCACTTCGCCCAGGGGACGGTCCGGCCCGATCCGACGGGGCGCGCGCTCCTGGCGCTCTTGACGTGCGCGGCGGAGAACCTGTCGGCGTCGCGGTTCGCGGAGTACCTCTCGCTCGGGCAGGTGCCCGACGTGACGGCCGAAGGGGCGCCCCCTCCCGCGCTGGGGGAGGGAGAGCGCTGGGTGCCGCCCGACGAGGAGCTGATCCCGGAGACGATGCTCCGGGATCCGTTCAGTGATCTCGACCTGGACGCGGATCTCGACGACGACGCCGGCCCGAAACCCGCTCGGCGCAAGGGGGGTCGGAGCGGCAGTGCGTACAAGGATCGCTGGCTCCGGAGCAGCGGAACGGGCCCCGACGCCGAGCGTGGAGGCCCCTCCTCCGCGCCCTCCGAGGCCGCGCGCGAAGGGCAAAACGATCCCTCGGTGTTCCGCGACGATCCGGCAGGTGCGCTCGACGAGTCCGAGGATGCGCTCGACGAGTCCGGGGATGCGCTCGGGGAGCCGCCGGTGGACAGCCGCCGGCCGGAGGAGGCGATGGACGAGGATCCCCCCGTCGTCGACGGCACATTGCGCGCGCCGCGGCGGTGGGAGCAGATCCTGGTCAACGCCGCGGTGATCGGCGGGCTGGACCGGTGGCGGCGACGCCTCGACGGCTACGAGAACGAGCTGCGGCTGGACCTCACCGAGGTCAAAGAAGAGCGCGACGTCGAGCGAATCCAGCGGACGCTCTCGGATCTCGACGCCCTTCGCCGCTTCGCGCTGCCACTGCTCGCCGACCTGCCACGCCCCGGGCATCAAGCGAGCTGGGGCGACTGGCTCAACCGGCTGGGCGCGCTCGCGACGCGGGCGCTGCGCAGGCCCGAGCGCGTGCTCGGGGTCCTCGCCGAGCTCACTCCGATGGCCCGCATCGGGCCGGTGGACCTCAACGAGGTGCGCATCGTTCTCGCAGCACGGCTGACCGAGCTGCTTCAGCCACCACCCGATCGGCGAGAGGGGAGGCTGTTCGTCGCGCCCATCGAGGCGGCGCGCGGTCGCTCGTTCAAGGCGGTGTTCGTCCCGGGTCTCGCGGAGAAGCTGTTCCCGCAGAAGGTGATGGAAGAGCCCATCCTCCGCGATGCGCTGCGCCGCAAGATCGCCGAGGTGCGCCCCGATGCGCCCCTGGAGACCAGCGACGATCGGGTCGCGCGCGAGCGCCTCGCGCTCCACCTTGCCGTCGGCGCGGCGAGGGAGCGGCTGGTGGTGTCGTACCCGCGGGTCGACATGGATCAGTCGAGGCCGCGGGTACCGTCGTTCTATGGCCTGGAGCTGCTGCGGGCGGCGGAGGGTCGCCTGCCCGGCTTCGGTGAACTCATCCGTCGCGCCGAGCAGGGTGGCGGCGCAGCGCGCATCGGCTGGCCTGCCCCGGCGCGGCCCCAGGACGCGATCGATGCGGCCGAGCACGATCTGGCACTGCTGGAGACGCTCTTCCACCAGCCCGAGGAGCAGACGATCGGGACGGCCCGCTACCTGCTCAGCGTGAACCCGCACCTGGCGCGGGCGCTCCGGTTCCGCGCGCGACGCTGGTTCTCATCGTGGACCACGGCCGATGGGCTCTACCGCCCTTTGCCGGAGGCGCGGGAGGCGCTGCAAGCGCACACCTTCGCCGCACGCTCGTTCTCGCCGACGGCGCTCCAGCACTTCGCGGCCTGCCCGTACCGCTTCTTCCTCTATGCGGTGCACAAGCTCTCACCGCGCGAAGTGCCCGAGGCCGTGGAAGAGATGAACCCGCTCCAGCGCGGCTCTCTGGTGCACGAGGCGCTGTACGAGGTGCTCGTCACCCTGCGCAACCAGGGCAAGCTGCCCATCACGCCCGACTCGCTCGACGACGCGCGCGCGGAGCTGGATCGGGTGCTCGACGGGGTCGCGGCGCGCTTCAAGGACGAGCTGGCCCCGGCGATCGAGCGGGTCTGGGCCGACGGGATCGCCTCGGTGCGCGCGGATCTGCGCGAGTGGTTGCGGCGCGCGTCCGAGGACGACGAGTGGGAGCCCATCCACTTCGAGCTGTCGTTCGGCTTGCCCATCCGGCGCAGCCGCGACCGGGAGAGTGTGGAAGAGCCGGTGCACCTCGACAGCGGCGTGCGGCTGCGCGGCTCGATCGATCTCGTGGAGCGCAGTCGCCAGGGCGCGGTGAGGGCGACGGACTACAAGACGGGCCGGGTGCGCACCGACCGCAATGCGATCGTCTCCGGGGGCGAGACGCTCCAGCCGGTGCTCTACGCGCTGGTGCTGGAGAAGGTGATGCCGCCAGGCACCGAGGTGCACTCGGGGAGGCTCTACTACTGCACGTCGGCGGGCGGCTTCACCGAGGTGCCCATCTTGCTGAACGACAAGGCGCGCGCGGCCGCGGCGGAGGTGGTGGGGACCATCAGCAACGCGATCGATCAGGCAGCGCTCCTGGCGATGCCGGCCGAGGGGGCGTGCACCCACTGCGACTACCGGGCAGTGTGCGGTCCTTACGAGGAGCTACGGGTGGGGAAGTTCAAGCGGCGTGATCTCGAGCAGCGTCGTCGGCTGGAGCAGCTCCGGAGGCTCACGTGA
- a CDS encoding serine hydrolase — protein MPGLILTLHLAGLVLLGGCLEAHPLVARKAARSPASASASASASASASAPPLASTSTPAPTVDVAGGSDPGPASSTEAPSRATCPLGERGPDGLTPLERGLRDALSDARLDRVVDLGPKAEEDCPPGVPCPGAPLGRFPSVDLAVVAFPEGCAPIGASVSLSADLAGVRVNAIDPVTRKVTGLRFRRWNPMRWDGPRAVPRADGDDVVAGLTGVDFDLPYPASLFKLPVAVHVLRLVDQGTLRRDQLVGDGTVQRPLDAWLDDMITRSDNTSTRALVRKLHALGAMERVNGLLAASGLSTLQIRGTSPVTGGDWRPGSIHMGAWDTVRLLWLLDPAAPPPTWPTEGTLLSPASKQRLYTLLEEQAFHEALSTSALCGVDGIVRGIPARMPARWVRRDGSVDVDELRRSRDARPCNEAAEVVFAHKTGLTLNFGSDAGIVTGIPGRARRHYIVALISNLGYRYVDANHTGGPLPCLTSGVCYAPRIPALGARIDALMKRWLE, from the coding sequence TTGCCGGGTCTGATTCTCACGCTCCATCTCGCCGGGCTCGTCTTGCTCGGTGGGTGCCTCGAGGCGCATCCCCTCGTCGCGCGAAAAGCGGCGCGTTCCCCCGCATCGGCATCCGCATCGGCATCCGCATCGGCATCCGCGTCGGCCCCACCGCTCGCGTCGACGTCGACCCCCGCGCCGACGGTGGACGTCGCGGGCGGCAGCGACCCGGGTCCTGCGTCGAGCACCGAGGCACCTTCTCGGGCCACATGTCCACTCGGAGAGCGCGGGCCGGACGGGCTCACCCCGCTGGAGCGGGGTCTTCGCGACGCGTTGAGCGATGCCCGCCTCGATCGTGTCGTCGATCTGGGCCCGAAGGCCGAGGAAGACTGTCCACCGGGCGTGCCTTGCCCTGGCGCGCCTCTCGGTCGCTTCCCCAGCGTCGACCTCGCCGTGGTGGCCTTCCCGGAAGGGTGCGCGCCGATCGGCGCGAGCGTCTCGCTGTCGGCCGACCTGGCCGGGGTCCGGGTGAACGCCATCGATCCCGTGACCCGAAAGGTCACCGGCCTGCGCTTTCGACGATGGAACCCCATGCGCTGGGACGGCCCTCGCGCGGTGCCGCGGGCCGACGGCGACGACGTCGTGGCAGGCCTCACCGGCGTCGACTTCGACCTCCCGTATCCTGCCTCCCTCTTCAAGCTCCCCGTCGCCGTGCACGTGCTTCGGCTGGTCGACCAGGGGACCTTGCGGCGCGATCAGCTCGTCGGTGATGGCACCGTCCAGCGACCCCTCGACGCCTGGCTCGACGACATGATCACCCGCAGCGACAACACCAGCACCCGCGCCCTCGTCCGCAAGCTGCACGCGCTCGGAGCGATGGAGCGCGTGAACGGTCTGCTCGCCGCAAGTGGGCTCTCGACGCTCCAGATCCGCGGCACGTCCCCGGTGACGGGAGGGGACTGGCGCCCGGGATCCATCCACATGGGGGCGTGGGACACCGTGCGGCTGCTCTGGCTGCTCGACCCGGCCGCGCCGCCCCCCACCTGGCCGACCGAGGGCACGTTGCTCTCGCCCGCCTCGAAGCAGCGGCTCTACACCTTGCTGGAGGAGCAAGCGTTCCACGAAGCCCTGAGCACCTCGGCGCTGTGCGGGGTCGACGGCATCGTGCGAGGAATCCCCGCGCGGATGCCTGCCCGGTGGGTGCGTCGCGACGGGAGCGTCGACGTCGACGAGCTGCGGCGTTCGCGTGATGCACGGCCTTGCAACGAAGCCGCCGAGGTCGTGTTCGCCCACAAGACCGGCTTGACCCTGAACTTCGGCAGCGACGCTGGCATCGTGACGGGCATCCCGGGGCGCGCGCGGCGGCACTACATCGTCGCGCTGATCAGCAACCTCGGCTACCGCTACGTCGACGCGAACCACACAGGCGGCCCGCTCCCCTGCCTCACGAGCGGCGTGTGCTACGCACCGCGCATCCCGGCGCTCGGGGCCCGCATCGACGCGCTGATGAAGCGCTGGCTGGAGTGA
- a CDS encoding RNA polymerase sigma factor, whose protein sequence is MLACRVTPTPAPHQKNNAVHADALPPSGVRPRTASEVRLGLVTMRPELFARALRMTRSATLAEDVVQDAVERAIRFESSYETGTNLRAWLNQILFSVFISRCRRSRRERNALDALTADPCAWINPEYETPTMKSLSCGLRRALDRLPAAYRSAVVLVDVEEVTYKDAALRLGVPPGTVMSRLHRGRRMLAEMLGGTSDLNLAAA, encoded by the coding sequence ATGCTCGCCTGCCGTGTCACCCCGACCCCTGCCCCTCACCAGAAGAACAACGCGGTGCATGCCGACGCTCTTCCTCCTTCCGGTGTGCGTCCGAGGACGGCCTCCGAGGTGCGGCTCGGTCTGGTGACCATGCGCCCCGAGCTGTTCGCACGCGCGCTGCGGATGACCCGGTCGGCCACGCTGGCAGAAGACGTCGTCCAGGATGCCGTCGAGCGGGCGATCCGCTTCGAGTCCAGCTACGAGACCGGGACCAACCTGCGCGCGTGGCTGAACCAGATCCTGTTCAGCGTGTTCATCAGCCGCTGTCGTCGCAGCCGGCGGGAGCGCAACGCGCTCGACGCGCTGACGGCCGATCCTTGCGCCTGGATCAACCCGGAATACGAAACCCCGACGATGAAGTCGCTCTCGTGCGGCCTGCGCCGCGCGCTCGACCGGCTCCCCGCGGCCTACCGCAGCGCGGTGGTGCTCGTGGACGTGGAGGAGGTCACCTACAAGGACGCGGCGCTCCGCCTCGGCGTCCCTCCGGGGACGGTGATGAGCCGGCTCCACCGGGGGCGGCGGATGCTCGCCGAAATGCTGGGTGGGACCTCGGACCTCAACCTCGCGGCGGCGTGA
- a CDS encoding phosphatase PAP2 family protein — translation MLEPRTALDAGARWRRPRRFPRQQALATATLAASALCLAVLLSPCRAAAQPVAPTPPGPRASPSVPAPEGVMAGVPTPAWAPKVAWDPRWPKFRPVEYAATVMFAGLAAGSFLIQPVPSRWRERNGFDDSVRDGLQLRAEPGRAVARGVSDVLIGLTLAHQVVDAGLVAWWQHDQSEVALQMLLIDAETVLLAMAVQGLVAGFVSRERPYADRCVGPEASQPDRCLGNDRYRSFFSGHATVAFTSAGLTCTHHLHQPLYGGGAGDVAACASSLLAAATVGTLRVVGDQHHASDVILGATWGTLVGFGLPWLLHYRGGAKPAPRDVQQGARAGSDEGRAPRRDQGLTMSVVPSGLGGALVGQF, via the coding sequence GTGCTTGAGCCCCGAACTGCACTCGATGCCGGCGCTCGGTGGCGTCGCCCGCGACGCTTCCCGCGTCAGCAGGCGCTTGCCACGGCGACGCTCGCTGCCAGCGCGCTGTGCCTGGCAGTGCTCCTGAGCCCTTGCCGGGCTGCCGCCCAGCCCGTCGCGCCGACGCCACCGGGTCCCCGGGCGTCGCCGAGCGTGCCCGCGCCAGAAGGCGTGATGGCAGGTGTCCCGACGCCGGCGTGGGCGCCGAAGGTCGCCTGGGATCCTCGCTGGCCGAAGTTTCGCCCCGTCGAGTACGCGGCCACGGTGATGTTCGCGGGGCTCGCGGCTGGCTCGTTCTTGATCCAGCCCGTCCCCTCGCGCTGGCGAGAGCGCAACGGCTTCGACGATAGCGTTCGCGACGGGCTCCAGCTCCGAGCGGAGCCTGGCCGCGCCGTCGCCCGGGGGGTGAGCGACGTCCTCATCGGGCTGACGCTCGCGCACCAGGTCGTGGACGCCGGCCTCGTCGCCTGGTGGCAGCACGATCAGAGCGAGGTCGCGCTCCAGATGCTCCTGATCGATGCGGAGACGGTCCTGCTGGCGATGGCGGTGCAAGGGCTCGTCGCCGGGTTCGTGAGCCGTGAGCGCCCGTACGCGGACCGATGTGTCGGGCCCGAGGCATCCCAGCCGGATCGGTGCTTGGGCAACGATCGGTACCGCAGCTTCTTCAGTGGACACGCCACGGTCGCCTTCACCTCGGCAGGGTTGACCTGTACGCATCATCTGCACCAGCCTCTTTACGGAGGGGGGGCGGGTGACGTCGCCGCATGCGCGAGCTCGCTCCTTGCAGCGGCGACCGTGGGTACGTTGCGGGTGGTCGGAGATCAGCATCACGCCAGCGACGTGATCTTGGGGGCGACCTGGGGAACGCTGGTCGGGTTCGGGCTGCCCTGGCTCCTTCATTACCGTGGAGGCGCGAAACCTGCGCCGCGTGACGTACAGCAGGGGGCGCGTGCCGGCTCGGACGAAGGCAGAGCGCCAAGGCGGGACCAGGGGCTGACGATGAGCGTCGTGCCGTCCGGACTCGGGGGGGCCCTGGTAGGACAGTTCTGA
- a CDS encoding bifunctional ADP-dependent NAD(P)H-hydrate dehydratase/NAD(P)H-hydrate epimerase has protein sequence MIPVLSRAQMRAFDKFAIEACHVPGMVLMENAGRGAADVISAIIDARRLKQLQGTPEEASPSVWHGPAGSPRPPSLLPPPPSGAPATLHHRATAGAQRGRPLRRDKAAASAERARSFPVRHIPSPGQPATYPLEARVVVVCGAGNNGGDGYVVARHLLARGADVHVFLTSRSEAVTGESRINLDAYVDLGGELTEMPSDTPLTPLEEALERADIVVDAIFGTGLDRPIHGHLAEVIAVINAASCQCIALDVPSGLDADSGAPLGTSVQADDTVTFGHLKIGLLTPDGARLAGNVHVVDLGVPDAPILAQVGYVAEVIRKETVRSYLQPREANTHKHAAGNVLVIAGSSGKLGAALLTARSALRSGAGLVTIGTWPDAALALQSRVVEIMTTSIEPEQLEASLEAALASRHAVAIGPGLGLDDRARAVVDHVVLRWDGLKVVDADALTLFAGRAEVLATAKGSLVLTPHPGELGRLLGRSARAIEEDRFGAIREAVRITQAIVVLKGARTIIATPDGRMFICMAGNPALATAGSGDVLTGIIAAFACSMAAECAAIAGVLIHALAADAWSLATGADRGLQASEIAEKFPGLIAALSRGIDPLAP, from the coding sequence GTGATCCCTGTCCTCTCCCGCGCCCAGATGCGGGCATTCGACAAGTTCGCCATCGAGGCCTGCCACGTGCCGGGGATGGTGCTCATGGAGAATGCCGGGCGAGGTGCCGCCGACGTCATCTCCGCCATCATCGATGCCCGCCGGCTCAAGCAGCTCCAAGGAACGCCGGAGGAGGCCTCTCCGAGCGTGTGGCACGGGCCGGCAGGCTCACCACGCCCCCCTTCGCTCCTTCCTCCGCCGCCTTCGGGTGCGCCCGCCACGCTGCACCACCGCGCGACGGCCGGGGCCCAGCGTGGGCGCCCGCTGCGCCGTGACAAGGCAGCGGCTTCCGCGGAGCGAGCGCGCTCGTTCCCGGTCCGCCACATCCCGAGTCCGGGCCAGCCGGCGACCTACCCGCTGGAGGCACGGGTCGTGGTCGTCTGCGGCGCGGGGAACAACGGGGGGGACGGGTACGTGGTCGCGCGGCACTTGCTCGCGCGCGGCGCCGACGTGCACGTCTTCCTCACGTCCCGCTCCGAGGCGGTGACGGGAGAGTCGAGGATCAACCTCGATGCCTACGTCGATCTCGGCGGCGAGCTCACCGAGATGCCGAGCGACACGCCGCTCACCCCCCTCGAGGAAGCGCTCGAGCGGGCCGACATCGTGGTCGACGCCATCTTCGGGACGGGCCTCGACCGCCCCATCCACGGCCACCTCGCCGAGGTGATCGCGGTGATCAACGCGGCGTCCTGCCAGTGCATCGCGCTCGACGTGCCCTCCGGCCTCGACGCCGACAGCGGCGCGCCCCTCGGCACCTCGGTGCAAGCCGACGACACCGTGACGTTCGGGCACCTCAAGATCGGCCTGCTCACGCCCGACGGCGCACGCCTCGCCGGCAACGTGCACGTCGTGGATCTCGGCGTCCCCGACGCGCCCATCCTGGCCCAGGTCGGCTACGTGGCCGAGGTGATCCGCAAGGAGACGGTGCGCTCGTACCTCCAGCCGCGCGAGGCGAACACGCACAAGCACGCGGCCGGCAACGTGCTGGTCATCGCGGGTTCGTCCGGCAAGCTCGGCGCGGCGCTGCTCACGGCGCGGAGCGCGCTCCGCTCGGGGGCGGGGCTGGTGACCATCGGGACCTGGCCCGACGCGGCGCTGGCGCTGCAGTCGCGGGTGGTCGAGATCATGACCACGTCGATCGAGCCCGAGCAGCTCGAAGCGTCGCTGGAAGCGGCGCTCGCCAGCCGTCACGCCGTCGCCATCGGTCCGGGCCTCGGTCTGGACGACCGGGCGCGCGCGGTGGTGGATCACGTGGTGCTCCGCTGGGATGGACTCAAGGTCGTCGACGCCGACGCGCTCACCCTCTTCGCCGGACGCGCCGAGGTCCTCGCTACGGCCAAGGGCAGCCTCGTCCTCACCCCTCACCCCGGGGAGCTGGGGCGACTGCTCGGCCGAAGTGCACGTGCCATCGAGGAGGATCGCTTCGGCGCCATCCGCGAGGCGGTGCGGATCACCCAGGCCATCGTCGTCCTCAAGGGGGCCCGCACCATCATCGCCACCCCCGACGGGCGGATGTTCATCTGCATGGCGGGCAACCCCGCGCTCGCCACGGCCGGCTCGGGGGACGTGCTCACCGGGATCATCGCCGCGTTCGCGTGCTCCATGGCCGCCGAGTGCGCCGCCATCGCCGGGGTCTTGATCCACGCCCTCGCCGCGGACGCCTGGAGCCTCGCCACCGGCGCCGATCGGGGGCTGCAAGCCAGCGAGATCGCCGAGAAATTCCCGGGCCTGATCGCCGCGCTGTCCCGGGGCATCGATCCCCTCGCTCCCTGA